Within Chelatococcus sp. HY11, the genomic segment TTGCGGGGCGGAACCCTCATTGCCGATCGCGGCGGGCTGTTCGTTTGCCGGCTTCAGTTCGATCACGGATGAAGCCGAAGGCGGCGCGAGCGTCGCGGCATTGTCGGTGATTGCCGGCGGCGCATCCTGGGCGAAGGCCATGGGTGTCATGGCGGGGGCTATGGACAGACCGAGGCCGAGGCTTCCGAGACCGAGTATCAAAGTCCCGGTGCAAACAATCCGCATCGCAATATCCCTATCAGCGCGACCATCACGATCGACGCGACTGAGAAAAGTTTCATGGCGGTATCCAGAGGATGTGACAACCCGCTGGAGCCCGGTGGGCGAGGTTTGGTGCAAACTGCCGACGCGCCGTGTCCCGGGGGACACATCCCCTAGCCGGGGTCAGCGGCTGGCTCGCCCCCGTCCACGTTGTCCAATAACCCCATATCCTTGAGTTTTCGGTAAAGCGTGGACCGACCAATCCCGAGTTTCCGCGAAACTTCGGACATGTGGCCGCGGTAGTGGCGGAGGGCGAAGCGGATAGCTTCTGCTTCGACCTCCTCGAGCGGCCTGAGCTCGCCCTGTCCATCGAGCAGCGTAATCGCGCTGGGGTCGCGGACCTCCACGCGCACCACTTCCTGCGGCGGGGGCGCGGCTGGCACCGCCTCGGCGGGCGGGGCGGGAGGCACGCGCACCTCGAAGCCTTCCATCTGGGCGGCGATCTGGGGGAACTCCGCCATCGTCAGTTCATCCCCATCGGCGAGGACGACGGCGCGGAACAGGACGTTCTCCAACTGGCGCACATTGCCGGGCCAGGTGTAGCGGGCGAGCATGTCCAGCGCGTCCTGGGACAGGCCACGTACGCGCTTGCCTTCCTCCGCCGCGAAACGCGCGAGGAACGTCATGGCGAGGCCGGGGATGTCCTCCGGTCGCGACCGGAGCGGCGGCAGCGTCATGGGAAAGACGTTGAGGCGATAGTAGAGATCCTCGCGGAACTGACCGCGCTTCACGAGATCGAGCAGGCTCTTGTTGGTTGCCGAGATGAGGCGGATATCGACCTTGATCGACTTGCGCCCACCGACGGGATCGACCTCGCCTTCCTGAATGGCGCGCAGCAGTTTTACCTGCGCATCCAAGGGCAACTCGCCGATTTCATCAAGGAAGAGCGTGCCGCCGCTCGCCTCGACGAATTTGCCGACGTGCTTGTCGGTGGCGCCGGTGAAGGCTCCCTTTTCGTGGCCGAAGAGGATGGACTCGACGAGATTCTCAGGGATGGCGCCGCAGTTCACAGTGACGAACGGCTTGCCACGACGCTCTCCCGATCCCTGGATGGCACGCGCCATGACTTCCTTGCCGACGCCCGATTCTCCCTCGATCAGGACCGGAATCATCGAGCGCGCGGCACGCTCGGCGAGCCTGAGCGCACGCCCCATGTCCGCGCTGCGGGTCGTGATGTCCTTGATCGACAGCGCGCCGGCGGCGCGCCGCGACATGCGCCGGATTTCGCTTTCGAGCGCTCCGGTGCGCAGTGCATTCTTGATGGAGAACTGGAGACGCTCGGCGCCGACTGGCTTCACGACGAAGTCGGCTGCACCGGCGCGCATGGCCGAGACCACCGTTTCGATGGAGCCATGGGCCGTCTGTACGATGACCGGCACGTCGATCCCGCGTTCGCGCATCGCGCTCAGAACGCCCATGCCGTCGAGATCCGGCATCACGAGGTCGAGCACGACGAGATCGAAGGGAGACGCCGTTTGTTCGCTCAGTCTATCGAGCGCGGCCTGTCCCGTTTCGGCGATCGCCGCCTCATAGCCGAAGCGGCGGACCATCGCTTCGAGAAGGCGGCGCTGTACAGGGTCGTCATCGACGATGAGGATGCTCGTCATGCAGGCCGTTGTTGGTTAGAGGGAAGGGCGAGATAGACGCGTCGCCCATGGCGATACCCATGGGCGAAGCAATCCCTGCTGTGAAGTTGGCTGTCGAGGACAGAGTCTTGCGCGCAAGCCCGCCCACGCAAGCATCTTTCCCCGGGCCGACATTGCTGCCGAATCGTGCTGTGTCGTTTCGGGCCAATGCTCCACATCAAATGTAAAGCTCTTGTTAATGACGCGTACGAAAACCTTGGCTGATCAATCGCAGCATCGCGGGCATTGATCAAAAGGCTCTTGCGACCCAATTAATAGGACGTGTTCTGGCCCCTTGCACGCCGATGGCACGAATGGCGGCCCGACCCCGAATACCTCTAGGAAAGAGAGACGATGTCGACTGTGAATGCCGCGGACCAGCTGCCGGAATGGGATCTGACGCAACTTTATCCGGGTATGGATTCGCAGGCGTTCGCTGCGGATCTCGCCAGGGCGGAAGCCGAGAGCAAGTCATTCGCCGAGACGTATCGCGGCAAGCTTGAGGCGCTGGCCCGCGGCGCCGACGCGAGCGCGGCGCTCGCCGAGCCGCTGAAGGCCTATGAAGCGCTGGAGGATCTCCTCGGGCGCATCATGGCCTATGCCTCGCTCGTTTATGCCGGCGATACCACCGATCCGGTCCGCGCCAAATTCTATGGGGACACCCAGGACCGGTTGACGACGGCGAGTTCCGATCTCCTGTTCTTCACGCTGGAGCTCAACCGCATCGACGAGGCGCTGTTGAGCCTGGCCACGAAGGATGGTCCGCTCGCTCATTGGCGCCCATGGATCGAGGACATCGCCAAGGACAAGCCTTACCAGCTCGACGACAAGCTGGAGCAGTTGTTCCATGAGAAGTCTGTGACCGGGCGCGGCGCATGGAACCGACTGTTCGATGAGACCATGTCGTCGCTGCGCTTCAAGCTCGATGGGCAGGAGCTGACCCTTGAGCCGACATTGAACCGCCTGCAGGATCCGGACGGCGCGGTGCGCAAGCGCGCCGCGGATGCGCTGGCCGAGGTGTTCAAGGCGAATCTGCGGACCTTCGCGCTGATCACCAACACCCTTGCCAAGGACAAGGAGATTTCGGATCGCTGGCGTGGCTTTTCCGGCGTGGCCGACTCGCGCCATCTTGCCAATCGCGTGGAGCCCGAGGTCGTCGAGGCGCTAGTGACCGCGGTGCGCGAAGCCTATCCGCGCCTCTCCCACCGCTACTACGCGCTGAAGGCGCGCTGGTTCGGCATGGACGCGCTGAACCACTGGGATCGCAACGCGCCGCTGCCGAAGCTCGACCTGCCCGCTATCCCATGGTCGCAGGCGCGCGATACCGTCCTCGGCGCTTACGGCGATTTCTCGCCGCGCATGGCCAATATCGCCAAGCGCTTCTTCGATGAACGCTGGATCGATGCCCCTGTGCGGCCGGGCAAGGCGCCAGGCGCCTTCGCGCATCCCACCGTCCCCTCGGCGCATCCCTATGTGCTGCTCAACTATCAGGGCAAGCCGCGTGATGTGATGACGCTCGCCCATGAACTCGGCCATGGCGTCCACCAGGTGCTTGCCGCACCGAACGGCGCGCTGATGGCGCCGACGCCATTGACGCTCGCGGAGACGGCTTCCGTCTTCGGTGAGATGCTGACGTTCCGGAAGCTTCTCGCCGAGACCACCGCGCCGAGCCAGCGCAAGGCGATGCTGGCGGCGAAGGTCGAGGACATGATCAATACGGTCGTGCGCCAGATCGCCTTCTACAGCTTCGAGTTCAAGGTTCATACGGAGCGCCGGCAAGGCGAACTGACCTCGGCTCGCCTTGGCGAAATGTGGCTCGAGGTGCAGCGCGAGAGCCTGGGGCCGGCTATCCGTCTCGGTGAAGGCTACGAGACGTTCTGGACCTATATCCCGCATTTCATCCACTCGCCGTTCTATGTCTACGCCTATGCATTCGGCGATTGTCTCGTGAACTCGCTCTATGGGGTCTATCAGCGCACGCCCGATGGCTTCGTCGAGCGGTATTTCGACATGCTCTCGGCGGGCGGCACCAAGCATCATACGGAGCTCCTGGCGCCGTTCGGGCTCGATGCGCGCGATCCAGCCTTCTGGCAGATAGGCCTGTCGATGATCGCGGGTCTCATCGATGAGCTGGAGGCGATGGACGACTGACGGTGAGGGGCCCTGTTTGTTTCAAGGGCGATAAACGCCGCCGCCGTGGGCGCCGGAGCATCGTTTCCGGCCTCATACCGGCGTCGCACCCCACCCGACCTCGCTGACGCGAGGCCACCCTCCCCTGAAGGGGAGGGATCGGCGCGGGTCCTTACGGGGGACATGCTAGTCAATCACCGCGGTTCCTGACCCCGATTGACCTGCATAGGCGGAGATCTTGAACGCTCCGCGCCAGCCACCGCGATCCCTCCCCTCAAGGGGAGGGTGGCCTCGCGTCAGCGAGGTCGGGTGGGGTTTCCACCGACGGCCGCGGCACTTCCAGAATCTCACCATTGCCTGAGCGATCGGCATGTTCGAGTGATTGCCTAATTTTTAGGCTTCGGCTGGCTCTGCCCAATTTACGGGATCCTTGCGCCTCAAAGCGATGCCTGCGATGCGACTGTTGGCACGCGCATTGCAAAACCCTATCGTGGGGGCAAGCCAATCGGCTGCCATAAAACGGAGGGCGATCCCAAATGACGGCCTTCGACGAGATGCATGGTTTCACCACGCACACCGGGGAAACGAATGTTCGCGTCGCCTATGAGCGATTGAGGACCTGGCTCGAGGATACCCCGGCCGATCTCCTCGCGACTCGCCGCAGTCAGGCGGAGCTGTTTTTTCGGCGCATAGGTATAACTTTCGCCGTCTATGGCGAGGCGGAAATGAGCGAGCGGCTCATTCCATTCGACATCATCCCGCGTGTTCTCATGAAAAAGGAGTGGGAGGGGGTCGAGAAAGGCCTTCGCCAGCGCGTCAACGCTCTCAACGCCTTTCTGGGCGATGTCTACGGCCCGCGTGAGAGCATCAAGGCGGGTGTGGTACCTGCCGATCTCGTCTACCGCAATCCCTACTACCGGCTGGAGATGGTGGGCCGGCCAGTGCCGCATGGCATCTATGTCCATATGGCGGGCATTGACCTCGTGCGTGTCGATGAAGGCACGTTCTACGTGCTCGAGGACAATGTGCGCACGCCGTCCGGTGTCTCCTACATGCTGGAGAACCGGGAAGTGATGATGCGGCTGTTTCCGAATCTCTTCACCGCGCATCGGGTCGCGCCGGTCGAGACCTATCCCGACGCGCTTTTGGCCAGCATGCGCTCGGTCGCGCCGAGCAGCGCGGGGCGGGACCCGACGGTGGTGTTGCTCACGCCGGGCCAGTTCAATTCGGCCTTCTATGAGCATTCCTTCCTCGCGGACAAGCTGGGGGTGGAACTCGTCGAGGGATCCGACCTCTTCGTCACCGACGATATCGTCTACATGCGCACGACCGATGGGCCGAAGCGCGTCGATGTCATCTATCGCCGCATCGATGATGATTTTCTCGATCCGCTCGTGTTCCGGCCGGATTCGATCCTCGGCGTCCCGGGGCTCATGAGCGCTTACGAGGCCGGCAATGTCACGCTCGCCAATGCGGTCGGCACCGGCGTCGCGGACGACAAGGCGATCTACAGCTACATGCCGGAGATCATCCGCTTTTTCCTCGGCGAGGAACCCATCCTGGGCAACGTGCCCACTTGGCGCTGCCGGGAGAAGGACGCCTTGTCCTACGTGCTCGACCATCTCGGCGAGCTCGTGGTGAAGGAGGTCAACGGCTCGGGTGGCTACGGCATGCTCGTCGGCCCGCATGCGTCGGTGAAGGAGCTCGACCTCTTCCGCCGCAAGCTGAAACATGCGCCCGACAACTTCATCGCGCAGCCGACGCTCGCCCTGTCCACCTGCCCGACCTTCGTGGCCTCCGGCGTCGCCCCGCGCCACATCGATCTCCGGCCCTTCGTGCTCACCGGCACGGACGGGGTCCGCATCGTGCCGGGGGGATTGACCCGCGTCGCGCTGAAGGAAGGATCGCTCGTCGTCAATTCCAGCCAGGGCGGCGGAACCAAAGACACATGGGTGCTCGATGCATGATTCCGATACCTCCTCGGTGAGGCAGCTCGCGAGCGACCCTGCCGTCGCCAGGCCGATGGCCTACCTGCGGGCCCAGCGCAACAAGGTTCCGCCCATGTTGTCTCGGACCGCCGACAACCTGTTCTGGACGGCTCGCTATATCGAGCGCGCCGATTTCCTCGCCCGGATCCTCGACGCCACGATGCGGCTGACCTCCGTGCCGGTCAGCTATGGCGCGACCGGTACGGAGTGGGACAGCGCGCTGGCGACGGCGGGCGCGGCGCAGGCCTTCCGCATGCGCTACGACGTCGCCAACGAATACACGGTGCGGGAGTTCCTCGCATTCAGTCCCGATAACCCATCCTCCATCCGCTCCTGTCTTGCGGTGGCACGCGCCAACGCGCGCGCCGTGCGCACCGCGCTGACCGTGGAGATGTGGGAGGCCATCAACGACGCCTGGCACGAGCTGCAGAAGTTCGACAGCAAATCCATGGCGCCGGATGACTTTGCCCGCTTCCTCGACTGGGTGAAGGGGGTCGCCCTCGCGTTCGACGGCTCGGCCTATCGCACCATGCTGCGCAGTGATGCCTATTGGTTCCTGCGCGTCGGTTCGGCGCTGGAGCGCGCCGACAATACGGCACGTATCCTCGACGTGAAGTACCATGTGCTTCTGCCGGAAAGCGAACAGGTCGGCGGCAGCCTCGACTATTTTCAATGGACGACCATCCTGCGCGAGGTGTCCGCGCTCACCTCCTATCGCTGGGTCTATCGGGAGAGCGTGAAGCCGTGGCTCGTCGCGGATCTCCTCATCCTCAACCGTCAGATGCCGCGCTCGCTCATCTACTGCTACGACGCGGTTTCACGCCACGTTGACCTGATGGCGGATTCCTACGGCCGGCGCGGCGCCAGCCAGCGCTTGGCGGGAAGCATGCTGACCAAGCTCAGCAATATGCGGATCGAGGATATCTTCCAGTCCGGCCTGCACGAGTTCATCACGAACTTCCTGGCTGAAAACAACAAGCTCGGCGCGGCGATCGCCGACCAGTACCTGTCGTAACAGATATCTCTGTCGCGACAGAATGGCCTTGGGACGCGGGAGTGTTCCGGAAGGAACGACAGGGGCGGGAGAGTGAGCCGGCAGGTCCTCGACGGCGCGTCGTCCTGTCGTGCCCGCCGGCCTTCACAATGAGGCGCTTCCCATTCTACACTAACGGTGTACGTCTCTCCGCCGCCCGTGACGAAGATCGGCCGAACCGATGCGCATCTCCATCGCTCACGATACGACCTATGCCTATGCCATTCCCGCGCGCGCGGTGGTCCAGATCCTGCGACTGACGCCTCGATCCCATGAAGGCATGCGTGTCATGCGCTGGCGGGTGGAGGTCGATGTCGACGGCCGGCTGCGCCTGGGCGAGGATTCGCTCGGCAATATCACGCATACGCTGTCGCTTGCGGGGCCACTCGCGGGCGTGACGGTGTCCGTGAGCGGCGAGGTCGAGACAGTCGATACCCAGGGCGTCATTCGCGGCACGGTCGAACGGTTCCCGGATGCCGTCTATCTCAGGACAACACCGTTGACGGAGGCCGACGGCGCTATCCGCGACTTTGCCGATGGGCTCCTGGCGGACCACGGACCTGATAGTCTGGCGCTGCTGCACGGGCTGCTGAACGGCATTCATCGCGATATCGCTTTTGACCCGCATCCGACAGAGGTTACCACCACGGCGGCCGAGGCTTTCGCGCTCCGGCGCGGCGTTTGCCAGGACCTGAGCCATGTCTTCATCGCGGCGGCGCGCCATCTCGGTATTCCAGCCCGCTATGTCTCCGGACATTTCATGCGGAATGATGGGGTGACGGTGCAGGACGCCGCCCATGCCTGGGTGGAAGCCAAGATCCCGGATTTGGGCTGGGTCGGCTTCGATCCCGCCAACGGTATCAGCCCGACCGATGCTCATGTGCGCGTCGCGATCGGTCTCGACTATCTTGGCGCCGCCCCCGTGCGTGGCAGCCGCTATGGCGGCGGCGAGGAACGCATGGATGTCAAACTCACTGTGCAGAAGGCCGCCCAATGGCAGGTTCAGGCTTGAAGTGCCTGTCTGATCCAACAAATAAAAAAAGACGGCCTTTGCGGAGTGGATACGCCTGATGACCTATTGCGCTGGTATCCTGGTCCAGGATGGTCTCGTTTTAATCGCCGACACCCGGACGAATGCCGGGTTCGACAACATATCGACATTTCGCAAGCTGCATGTGATCGAGGTTCCTGGCGAGCGGGTGCTTGGCATCGCGACCGCCGGCAATCTCTCCATCTCGCAATCCGTGCTCGGCCTTTTGCGAGAGGGCGTCAACGTCCCCGGCGCCGAGGTCCGCGAGAAGCTGGTCGATGCGCCGACCATGTTCCATGCCGCCCAACTTGTCGGCCATGCCGTTCGGCAGGTGCGTCACGAGATCGGCGAGGCGTTGGGGGAGGCCCAGCTTTCATTCGACGCCGCCTTCCTCTTCGGGGGGCAGATCAAGGATGGGCCTATGACGCTCTACATGGTCTATTCCGCCGGCAATTTTATCGAATGCGGCGTTGATGCACCCTTCCTGCAGATCGGTGAGCACAAATACGGCAAGCCGATCCTTGATCGAGCCATCACTTTCGAAACCGATATCTATGACGCCCTCAAGATCGGACTGATCTCGATGGATTCCACCATGCGCTCGAATCTCGCGGTGGGGCTGCCGATCGATCTTCTGATGATACGCCGGGATGCCCATGTCATTGGCCTGTCGCACCGGATCGAGGCTGGAGAGCCTTATTTCACCGACCTGAGCCAACGCTGGTCCGATGCCCTGAAGGCCGCGCATATGGCGATCCCGCGACCGCCTTATTGAAAAGCCGCCGAGGCTCACATCTGCGCGGAAACCGTACGCCGCAGCGTGAAGTGAGCGAGGACTGCCGCGCCTACGCCGCATATGGCGAAGGCGATGACCAGCGGTCGCGCGGTTCCGTCGAAGAATAGAGAGACGGCTCCGCCTGCGATGGTCGCGAGACCGAACTGAATGCCGCCAAGCATCGACGAGGCGGCACCCGCGCGAGCACCATGGGGTTCCAGCGCGAACACGGCTGACGTCGGATTGAGGCAGCCAAGCCCTCCGAACAGGACCATGGTGATGCCCCAGAACACCGGCAGCGGGGCATTGCCCAACAAGACAAGGGCCGCCAACGCCACGGTGCAGATACACACGGCCAAGGTCGCGGCGCGGATCAGTCGCGGCAACCCGATGCGGCCTACGAGTGTCGCGTTCATCTGGGCGCTGCCCACGAGAGCGCACGCGTTCACAGCAAAGACCACGCTGTAGCCAACCGGCGAAACGCCGTAAACTTCGATGAATGCGAAGGAGGAGCCGGTGAGGTAGGACACCATGATGCCCTGTCCGCAGCCGCAGATCAGGGCTGTGCCGAGAAAGCGCCGGTCCCGCAGCAGGATCCGGTAGGAACCAAGTGCCGCCCGCAGACCCCCGTGTGTGCGGCGCTCTGGGGGGCGCGTCTCGGGAAGCTGCCACCACATGAGCCACAGGCAGATGACACCGCTGGCGGCGATGACGAGGAAAATTCCACGCCAGGATACGAATTGAGTGAGCAAGCTTCCGCCGAGCGGCGCGAGCATCGGCGACACGGATAGCACGAGCATGGTCAGCGAGATCAGCCTGACCGCCTCACGCCCTGTATGGATGTCACGGATGATGGCACGGGCGAGGACCATGCCGGCGCAAGCGCCGATACCCTGGATGAAGCGCAGCGCGATCAGCATCTCGACGGTCTGGGCGAGGGCGCAACCGATCGAAGCGATCACGAACAGCACAAGCCCGGCGTAGATCGGCCTTTTGCGGCCGATCGCGTCCGAGACGGGGCCATAGATCAACTGTCCGAAAACCAGCGCTCCGAAGAAGCTCACCATGCTGAGCTGCACCATCCCGACGTTGGTCGCCAGGGCGTTTGCAATGGCGGGAAAGGCCGGCAGGTACATGTCGATGGCCATCGGACCGATGGTCGACAGGGCTCCGATGATGAAAACGGCGTTCTTGACGGCTGGCGGCGGGGCAGCGCCCTGCGGGCCTGATGACGACGACGGTATGCCAGCGGGGGATAGCTTTCCGGACGCCATGGGAGATTGCTCGCCCCTCGGGGAGGGATCGTTATCATTGCGAAGCAATGGCATGCTCATCGCGCAAACTCACACGGGACGCCGGGACCTTACGTCGCGTAGGCGGGTCTGAGAAAAGGGAATGGTTGAGTGTGCGGCGCGCAGGCGGCCAGCATTGCCCACAGGTTAGCGAAGTTGAATCGACGGAGGAAGGTGGCGGGACGCATGGGAGGAATGCCGTCCAAGCAAGCTCGCCTTGGTAATCGAGCGTTGCCTTGGCAATCAACCATCCAAACATGAAGACGCCCGCCCGCGGGGGAGGCGGGCGGGCTAACTTGCCTCAGGACGAGGGGGCTCGTCCGAAGAGGAAGAGTGCTCGTTGGGGGGATTCAAGCACCGATGACCTAACGGCCCGTGGCCGATTGGGTTCCGTCATTTATTAAAAAAAATGCATTTTCTGAGAATTGGCGGGATCTGGGCTCGCAGGCGTTGCCCGCCATACGTCAGCCTCCGCCTGACCGCGATAAACGAACTCGTTGATTTGACTGCGCTTTTGAAAGCAGCGGACCGCCCCGCCAGCGCCATTCCCCCGCATATCGGGGATCTGTCGCGTTTGCGTCGGATCCAATCCCTTGCCCGCAACTGCGTGAACCCGCGTCTATGGCTCGAGCTCGGTATCCCAGTAGAGGTAGTCCATCCAGCTGTGGTGCAGATAGTTCGGCGGGAAGTGCCGGCCATTGTGGTGAAGGTCATGCACCGTCGGCTGGTAGGGTTGCTGGGCTGGCCACATCTCCGCGTGCCGGGGCAAGAGGTCGCCCTTGCGCAGGTTACACGGCGCGCAGGCTGTAACGACGTTCTCCCAGGTGGTTTGGCCGCCCTTGGAGCGTGGGATCACGTGATCGAAGGTGAGGTCGTCGCGGGATTGGCAATATTGGCAGGTGAACCTATCACGCAGAAAAACGTTGAACCGCGTGAAAGCCGGCTGCCGTGAAGCCTGGATGTAGGTTTTCAGCGAAACGACGGATGGCAGCCTTATTTCGAAAGTGGGGCTGCGAACCGTGGTTTCATATTCAGACACGATGTTTACGCGGTCGAGGAAGACCGCCTTTATCGCATCCTGCCAGTTCCATAGGGACAAGGGATAGTAGCTCAATGGCCGATAGTCGGCATTGAGGACAAGGGCCGGACAACCTTCCGGCGACATTGGATGGGGGACGTGTATCGTCACCGCACCGCCTCCGAGGCGAATCGCTCATTGCGAGAACTAAGCCTGCGGACGTTAGT encodes:
- a CDS encoding sigma-54 dependent transcriptional regulator, which produces MTSILIVDDDPVQRRLLEAMVRRFGYEAAIAETGQAALDRLSEQTASPFDLVVLDLVMPDLDGMGVLSAMRERGIDVPVIVQTAHGSIETVVSAMRAGAADFVVKPVGAERLQFSIKNALRTGALESEIRRMSRRAAGALSIKDITTRSADMGRALRLAERAARSMIPVLIEGESGVGKEVMARAIQGSGERRGKPFVTVNCGAIPENLVESILFGHEKGAFTGATDKHVGKFVEASGGTLFLDEIGELPLDAQVKLLRAIQEGEVDPVGGRKSIKVDIRLISATNKSLLDLVKRGQFREDLYYRLNVFPMTLPPLRSRPEDIPGLAMTFLARFAAEEGKRVRGLSQDALDMLARYTWPGNVRQLENVLFRAVVLADGDELTMAEFPQIAAQMEGFEVRVPPAPPAEAVPAAPPPQEVVRVEVRDPSAITLLDGQGELRPLEEVEAEAIRFALRHYRGHMSEVSRKLGIGRSTLYRKLKDMGLLDNVDGGEPAADPG
- a CDS encoding M3 family oligoendopeptidase — encoded protein: MSTVNAADQLPEWDLTQLYPGMDSQAFAADLARAEAESKSFAETYRGKLEALARGADASAALAEPLKAYEALEDLLGRIMAYASLVYAGDTTDPVRAKFYGDTQDRLTTASSDLLFFTLELNRIDEALLSLATKDGPLAHWRPWIEDIAKDKPYQLDDKLEQLFHEKSVTGRGAWNRLFDETMSSLRFKLDGQELTLEPTLNRLQDPDGAVRKRAADALAEVFKANLRTFALITNTLAKDKEISDRWRGFSGVADSRHLANRVEPEVVEALVTAVREAYPRLSHRYYALKARWFGMDALNHWDRNAPLPKLDLPAIPWSQARDTVLGAYGDFSPRMANIAKRFFDERWIDAPVRPGKAPGAFAHPTVPSAHPYVLLNYQGKPRDVMTLAHELGHGVHQVLAAPNGALMAPTPLTLAETASVFGEMLTFRKLLAETTAPSQRKAMLAAKVEDMINTVVRQIAFYSFEFKVHTERRQGELTSARLGEMWLEVQRESLGPAIRLGEGYETFWTYIPHFIHSPFYVYAYAFGDCLVNSLYGVYQRTPDGFVERYFDMLSAGGTKHHTELLAPFGLDARDPAFWQIGLSMIAGLIDELEAMDD
- a CDS encoding circularly permuted type 2 ATP-grasp protein; the encoded protein is MTAFDEMHGFTTHTGETNVRVAYERLRTWLEDTPADLLATRRSQAELFFRRIGITFAVYGEAEMSERLIPFDIIPRVLMKKEWEGVEKGLRQRVNALNAFLGDVYGPRESIKAGVVPADLVYRNPYYRLEMVGRPVPHGIYVHMAGIDLVRVDEGTFYVLEDNVRTPSGVSYMLENREVMMRLFPNLFTAHRVAPVETYPDALLASMRSVAPSSAGRDPTVVLLTPGQFNSAFYEHSFLADKLGVELVEGSDLFVTDDIVYMRTTDGPKRVDVIYRRIDDDFLDPLVFRPDSILGVPGLMSAYEAGNVTLANAVGTGVADDKAIYSYMPEIIRFFLGEEPILGNVPTWRCREKDALSYVLDHLGELVVKEVNGSGGYGMLVGPHASVKELDLFRRKLKHAPDNFIAQPTLALSTCPTFVASGVAPRHIDLRPFVLTGTDGVRIVPGGLTRVALKEGSLVVNSSQGGGTKDTWVLDA
- a CDS encoding alpha-E domain-containing protein is translated as MLSRTADNLFWTARYIERADFLARILDATMRLTSVPVSYGATGTEWDSALATAGAAQAFRMRYDVANEYTVREFLAFSPDNPSSIRSCLAVARANARAVRTALTVEMWEAINDAWHELQKFDSKSMAPDDFARFLDWVKGVALAFDGSAYRTMLRSDAYWFLRVGSALERADNTARILDVKYHVLLPESEQVGGSLDYFQWTTILREVSALTSYRWVYRESVKPWLVADLLILNRQMPRSLIYCYDAVSRHVDLMADSYGRRGASQRLAGSMLTKLSNMRIEDIFQSGLHEFITNFLAENNKLGAAIADQYLS
- a CDS encoding transglutaminase family protein, with product MRISIAHDTTYAYAIPARAVVQILRLTPRSHEGMRVMRWRVEVDVDGRLRLGEDSLGNITHTLSLAGPLAGVTVSVSGEVETVDTQGVIRGTVERFPDAVYLRTTPLTEADGAIRDFADGLLADHGPDSLALLHGLLNGIHRDIAFDPHPTEVTTTAAEAFALRRGVCQDLSHVFIAAARHLGIPARYVSGHFMRNDGVTVQDAAHAWVEAKIPDLGWVGFDPANGISPTDAHVRVAIGLDYLGAAPVRGSRYGGGEERMDVKLTVQKAAQWQVQA
- a CDS encoding peptidase, which encodes MTYCAGILVQDGLVLIADTRTNAGFDNISTFRKLHVIEVPGERVLGIATAGNLSISQSVLGLLREGVNVPGAEVREKLVDAPTMFHAAQLVGHAVRQVRHEIGEALGEAQLSFDAAFLFGGQIKDGPMTLYMVYSAGNFIECGVDAPFLQIGEHKYGKPILDRAITFETDIYDALKIGLISMDSTMRSNLAVGLPIDLLMIRRDAHVIGLSHRIEAGEPYFTDLSQRWSDALKAAHMAIPRPPY
- a CDS encoding multidrug effflux MFS transporter, which encodes MASGKLSPAGIPSSSSGPQGAAPPPAVKNAVFIIGALSTIGPMAIDMYLPAFPAIANALATNVGMVQLSMVSFFGALVFGQLIYGPVSDAIGRKRPIYAGLVLFVIASIGCALAQTVEMLIALRFIQGIGACAGMVLARAIIRDIHTGREAVRLISLTMLVLSVSPMLAPLGGSLLTQFVSWRGIFLVIAASGVICLWLMWWQLPETRPPERRTHGGLRAALGSYRILLRDRRFLGTALICGCGQGIMVSYLTGSSFAFIEVYGVSPVGYSVVFAVNACALVGSAQMNATLVGRIGLPRLIRAATLAVCICTVALAALVLLGNAPLPVFWGITMVLFGGLGCLNPTSAVFALEPHGARAGAASSMLGGIQFGLATIAGGAVSLFFDGTARPLVIAFAICGVGAAVLAHFTLRRTVSAQM
- a CDS encoding HNH endonuclease, with the protein product MSPEGCPALVLNADYRPLSYYPLSLWNWQDAIKAVFLDRVNIVSEYETTVRSPTFEIRLPSVVSLKTYIQASRQPAFTRFNVFLRDRFTCQYCQSRDDLTFDHVIPRSKGGQTTWENVVTACAPCNLRKGDLLPRHAEMWPAQQPYQPTVHDLHHNGRHFPPNYLHHSWMDYLYWDTELEP